In the Lepus europaeus isolate LE1 chromosome 18, mLepTim1.pri, whole genome shotgun sequence genome, one interval contains:
- the TMEM100 gene encoding transmembrane protein 100, translating into MTEEPIKETLGAPKSPLPVTMEKSPKSEVVVTTVPLVSEIQLMAATGGAELSCYRCIIPFAVVVFIAGIVVTAVAYSFNSHGSIISIFGLVLLSSGLFLLASSALCWKVRQRSKKAKRRESQTALVAHQRSLFA; encoded by the coding sequence ATGACGGAAGAGCCCATAAAAGAGACCCTGGGGGCCCCAAAGTCTCCCCTGCCAGTGACAATGGAGAAAAGCCCGAAGAGCGAAGTTGTGGTCACCACAGTGCCCCTGGTCAGTGAGATTCAGCTGATGGCTGCCACGGGCGGGGCCGAGCTCTCCTGCTACCGCTGCATCATCCCCTTTGCCGTGGTGGTCTTCATCGCGGGGATAGTGGTCACTGCCGTGGCTTACAGCTTCAACTCCCACGGCTCCATCATCTCCATTTTTGGCCTCGTCCTTCTGTCCTCTGGACTTTTTTTATTAGCCTCCAGCGCCTTGTGCTGGAAGGTGAGACAACGGAGCAAGAAAGCCAAGAGACGGGAGAGTCAGACGGCTCTCGTGGCACATCAGAGAAGCCTGTTTGCTTAA